The following are from one region of the Rhinopithecus roxellana isolate Shanxi Qingling chromosome 22, ASM756505v1, whole genome shotgun sequence genome:
- the DDX3Y gene encoding ATP-dependent RNA helicase DDX3Y isoform X2 gives MSHVGVKNDPELDQQLANLDLNSSEKQSGGASTASKGRYVPPHLRNREASKGFHDKDSSGWSCSKDKDAYSSFGSRDSRGKSGYFSERGSGSRGRYDDRGRSDYDGIGNRDRTGFGRFERSGHSRWCDKSDEDDWSKPLPPSERLEQELFSGGNTGINFEKYDDIPVEATGSNCPPHIENFNDIDMGEIIMGNIELTRYTRPTPVQKHAIPIIKGKRDLMACAQTGSGKTAAFLLPILSQIYTDGPGEALKAVKENGRYGRRKQYPISLVLAPTRELAVQIYEEARKFSYRSRVRPCVVYGGADIGQQIRDLERGCHLLVATPGRLVDMMERGKIGLDFCKYLVLDEADRMLDMGFEPQIRRIVEQDTMPPKGIRHTMMFSATFPKEIQMLARDFLDEYIFLAVGRVGSTSENITQKVVWVEDLDKRSFLLDLLGATGRDSLTLVFVETKKGADSLEDFLYHEGYACTSIHGDRSQRDREEALHQFRSGKSPILVATAVAARGLDISNVRHVINFDLPSDIEEYVHRIGRTGRVGNLGLATSFFNEKNMNITKDLLDLLVEAKQEVPSWLENMAYEHHYKGGNRGRSKRFSGGFGARDYRQSSGSSSSGFSSSRGSSSRSGGGGYGNSRGFGGAS, from the exons ATGAGTCATGTGGGGGTGAAAAATGACCCTGAACTGGACCAGCAG CTTGCTAATCTGGACCTGAACTCCTCTGAAAAACAGAGTGGAGGAGCAAGTACAGCGAGCA aaGGGCGCTATGTACCTCCTCACTTAAGGAACAGAGAAGCATCTAAAG GATTCCATGATAAAGACAGTTCAGGTTGGAGTTGCAGCAAAGATAAGGATGCATATAGCAGTTTTGGGTCTCGAGATTCTAGAGGAAAGTCTGGTTATTTCAGTGAACGTGGAAGTGGATCAAGGGGAAG ATATGATGATCGTGGACGGAGTGACTATGATGGTATTGGCAATCGTGACAGAACTGGCTTTGGCCGATTTGAACGGAGTGGACACAGTCGGTGGTGTGACAAATCAGATGAAGATGATTGGTCAAAACCACTTCCACCAAGTGAACGCTTGGAGCA agaaCTGTTTTCTGGAGGAAACACGGGGATTAACTTTGAGAAATATGACGATATACCAGTAGAGGCAACCGGCAGTAACTGTCCTCCACATATTGAAAAT TTTAATGATATTGACATGGGAGAAATTATCATGGGGAACATCGAACTTACTCGCTATACTCGTCCTACTCCAGTGCAAAAACATGCCATTCCTATTATTAAGGGAAAAAGAGACTTAATGGCTTGTGCCCAAACAG gatCTGGGAAAACTGCAGCATTTCTTTTACCTATACTGAGTCAGATATATACAGATGGTCCAGGAGAAGCTTTGAAGGCTGTGAAG gaaaaTGGAAGGTATGGGCGCCGCAAACAATACCCAATATCCTTGGTTTTAGCCCCAACAAGAGAATTGGCTGTACAGATCTATGAGGAAGCCAGAAAA TTTTCCTACCGATCTAGAGTTCGTCCTTGTGTAGTTTATGGTGGTGCTGATATTGGTCAGCAGATTCGGGACTTAGAACGTGGATGCCACTTGTTAGTAGCCACTCCAGGACGTCTAGTGGATATGATGGAAAGAGGAAAGATTGGATTAGACTTCTGCAA GTACTTAGTGTTGGATGAAGCTGATAGGATGCTGGATATGGGATTTGAACCTCAGATACGTCGTATAGTTGAACAAGATACTATGCCACCAAAGGGCATTCGTCACACCATGATGTTTAGTGCTACTTTTCCTAAGGAAATACAG ATGCTTGCTCGTGACTTTTTGGATGAATATATCTTTTTGGCTGTAGGCAGAGTAGGCTCTACCTCTGAGAACATCACACAGAAAGTAGTTTGGGTGGAAGACTTAGATAAACGGTCATTTTTGCTGGATCTGTTAGGTGCAACAG GAAGGGATTCGCTGACTTTAGTGTTTGTGGAGACCAAAAAGGGAGCAGATTCCCTGGAGGATTTCTTATACCATGAAGGATATGCCTGTACCAGTATTCATGGAGACCGGTCACAGAGAGATCGAGAGGAGGCCCTTCACCAGTTTCGCTCAGGGAAAAGCCCAATTCTAGTGGCTACAGct gtGGCAGCACGAGGACTAGACATTTCAAATGTGAGACATGTTATCAATTTTGATTTGCCAAGTGATATTGAAGAATATGTTCATCGTATTGGCCGTACAGGACGTGTAGGAAACCTGG GCCTTGCCACCTCattctttaatgaaaaaaatatgaatattacaAAGGATTTGTTGGATCTTCTTGTAGAAGCTAAACAAGAAGTGCCTTCTTGGTTGGAAAATATGGCTTATGAACACCACTACAAGGGTGGCAATCGTGGACGTTCTAAAAG ATTCAGTGGAGGATTTGGTGCCAGAGACTATCGACAGAGTAGTGGTTCCAGCAGTTCTGGCTTTAGTAGTAGTCGTGGAAGCAGCAGCCGCAGTGGTGGAGGTGGTTACGGCAACAGCAGAGGATTTGGTGGAG
- the DDX3Y gene encoding ATP-dependent RNA helicase DDX3Y isoform X1, with the protein MSHVGVKNDPELDQQLANLDLNSSEKQSGGASTASKGRYVPPHLRNREASKGFHDKDSSGWSCSKDKDAYSSFGSRDSRGKSGYFSERGSGSRGRYDDRGRSDYDGIGNRDRTGFGRFERSGHSRWCDKSDEDDWSKPLPPSERLEQELFSGGNTGINFEKYDDIPVEATGSNCPPHIENFNDIDMGEIIMGNIELTRYTRPTPVQKHAIPIIKGKRDLMACAQTGSGKTAAFLLPILSQIYTDGPGEALKAVKENGRYGRRKQYPISLVLAPTRELAVQIYEEARKFSYRSRVRPCVVYGGADIGQQIRDLERGCHLLVATPGRLVDMMERGKIGLDFCKYLVLDEADRMLDMGFEPQIRRIVEQDTMPPKGIRHTMMFSATFPKEIQMLARDFLDEYIFLAVGRVGSTSENITQKVVWVEDLDKRSFLLDLLGATGRDSLTLVFVETKKGADSLEDFLYHEGYACTSIHGDRSQRDREEALHQFRSGKSPILVATAVAARGLDISNVRHVINFDLPSDIEEYVHRIGRTGRVGNLGLATSFFNEKNMNITKDLLDLLVEAKQEVPSWLENMAYEHHYKGGNRGRSKRFSGGFGARDYRQSSGSSSSGFSSSRGSSSRSGGGGYGNSRGFGGGGYGGFYNSDGYGGNYNSQGVDWWGN; encoded by the exons ATGAGTCATGTGGGGGTGAAAAATGACCCTGAACTGGACCAGCAG CTTGCTAATCTGGACCTGAACTCCTCTGAAAAACAGAGTGGAGGAGCAAGTACAGCGAGCA aaGGGCGCTATGTACCTCCTCACTTAAGGAACAGAGAAGCATCTAAAG GATTCCATGATAAAGACAGTTCAGGTTGGAGTTGCAGCAAAGATAAGGATGCATATAGCAGTTTTGGGTCTCGAGATTCTAGAGGAAAGTCTGGTTATTTCAGTGAACGTGGAAGTGGATCAAGGGGAAG ATATGATGATCGTGGACGGAGTGACTATGATGGTATTGGCAATCGTGACAGAACTGGCTTTGGCCGATTTGAACGGAGTGGACACAGTCGGTGGTGTGACAAATCAGATGAAGATGATTGGTCAAAACCACTTCCACCAAGTGAACGCTTGGAGCA agaaCTGTTTTCTGGAGGAAACACGGGGATTAACTTTGAGAAATATGACGATATACCAGTAGAGGCAACCGGCAGTAACTGTCCTCCACATATTGAAAAT TTTAATGATATTGACATGGGAGAAATTATCATGGGGAACATCGAACTTACTCGCTATACTCGTCCTACTCCAGTGCAAAAACATGCCATTCCTATTATTAAGGGAAAAAGAGACTTAATGGCTTGTGCCCAAACAG gatCTGGGAAAACTGCAGCATTTCTTTTACCTATACTGAGTCAGATATATACAGATGGTCCAGGAGAAGCTTTGAAGGCTGTGAAG gaaaaTGGAAGGTATGGGCGCCGCAAACAATACCCAATATCCTTGGTTTTAGCCCCAACAAGAGAATTGGCTGTACAGATCTATGAGGAAGCCAGAAAA TTTTCCTACCGATCTAGAGTTCGTCCTTGTGTAGTTTATGGTGGTGCTGATATTGGTCAGCAGATTCGGGACTTAGAACGTGGATGCCACTTGTTAGTAGCCACTCCAGGACGTCTAGTGGATATGATGGAAAGAGGAAAGATTGGATTAGACTTCTGCAA GTACTTAGTGTTGGATGAAGCTGATAGGATGCTGGATATGGGATTTGAACCTCAGATACGTCGTATAGTTGAACAAGATACTATGCCACCAAAGGGCATTCGTCACACCATGATGTTTAGTGCTACTTTTCCTAAGGAAATACAG ATGCTTGCTCGTGACTTTTTGGATGAATATATCTTTTTGGCTGTAGGCAGAGTAGGCTCTACCTCTGAGAACATCACACAGAAAGTAGTTTGGGTGGAAGACTTAGATAAACGGTCATTTTTGCTGGATCTGTTAGGTGCAACAG GAAGGGATTCGCTGACTTTAGTGTTTGTGGAGACCAAAAAGGGAGCAGATTCCCTGGAGGATTTCTTATACCATGAAGGATATGCCTGTACCAGTATTCATGGAGACCGGTCACAGAGAGATCGAGAGGAGGCCCTTCACCAGTTTCGCTCAGGGAAAAGCCCAATTCTAGTGGCTACAGct gtGGCAGCACGAGGACTAGACATTTCAAATGTGAGACATGTTATCAATTTTGATTTGCCAAGTGATATTGAAGAATATGTTCATCGTATTGGCCGTACAGGACGTGTAGGAAACCTGG GCCTTGCCACCTCattctttaatgaaaaaaatatgaatattacaAAGGATTTGTTGGATCTTCTTGTAGAAGCTAAACAAGAAGTGCCTTCTTGGTTGGAAAATATGGCTTATGAACACCACTACAAGGGTGGCAATCGTGGACGTTCTAAAAG ATTCAGTGGAGGATTTGGTGCCAGAGACTATCGACAGAGTAGTGGTTCCAGCAGTTCTGGCTTTAGTAGTAGTCGTGGAAGCAGCAGCCGCAGTGGTGGAGGTGGTTACGGCAACAGCAGAGGATTTGGTGGAG GTGGCTATGGAGGCTTCTACAATAGTGATGGATATGGAGGAAATTATAACTCCCAGGGGGTTGACTGGTGGGGCAACTGA